Proteins co-encoded in one alpha proteobacterium HIMB5 genomic window:
- a CDS encoding acetyl-CoA carboxylase, carboxyl transferase, alpha subunit (PFAM: Acetyl co-enzyme A carboxylase carboxyltransferase alpha subunit~TIGRFAM: acetyl-CoA carboxylase, carboxyl transferase, alpha subunit) → MKNYLSFETDIKNLEAELDKLKDPYNKEDGISQVDTSKIADTQNELNSKLKEIYSNLDPWQTTLVARHEDRPKSKYFIDNLFEDFIPLSGDRYYGEDKSVLAGFAKFNGTSVLVIGQEKGDNLESRIERNFGMMRPEGYRKTIRLMELANRFNIPIISFIDTPGAYPGVGAEERGQAEAIAKSIECCMKLTVPTISIVIGEGGSGGAIALASSSKVVMLENAIYSVISPEGCATILWRDPKKMLDAAKAMKLSAGDLLELKVIDEIIPEPIGGAHRDKDKILESVSESIKTNISFFSEMSSEQILDHRKSKFLKIGREKGFMSDVSELSSLNKNDKNLETVILNFKNSKKQQIILGVVVISILATLAYIL, encoded by the coding sequence ATGAAAAATTATTTAAGTTTTGAAACAGATATAAAAAATCTAGAAGCAGAATTGGATAAACTTAAAGATCCATACAACAAAGAAGACGGTATATCACAAGTAGATACTTCTAAAATTGCTGATACTCAAAATGAATTAAATTCGAAATTAAAAGAAATTTATTCAAATTTAGATCCATGGCAAACAACTTTAGTTGCGCGTCATGAAGATCGACCTAAATCAAAATATTTTATCGATAATTTATTCGAGGATTTTATACCTTTATCAGGAGATAGATATTATGGAGAAGATAAATCAGTACTAGCAGGTTTTGCAAAATTTAATGGAACCTCAGTTTTAGTTATAGGTCAAGAAAAGGGTGACAACTTAGAAAGTAGAATAGAGAGAAATTTTGGAATGATGCGTCCAGAAGGATATAGAAAAACTATTAGGCTTATGGAGCTAGCAAATAGATTTAATATTCCTATAATTTCATTCATTGATACACCAGGCGCTTATCCAGGTGTTGGAGCTGAAGAAAGAGGACAAGCAGAAGCTATTGCCAAATCAATTGAATGTTGCATGAAGTTAACTGTGCCAACTATTTCAATTGTAATTGGAGAAGGAGGATCTGGTGGTGCTATTGCGCTAGCTTCTTCAAGTAAAGTTGTGATGTTAGAAAATGCAATTTACTCAGTTATTTCACCAGAAGGGTGTGCAACAATTTTGTGGAGAGACCCAAAAAAAATGTTGGATGCTGCAAAAGCAATGAAATTATCTGCGGGAGATTTACTAGAATTAAAAGTCATAGATGAGATTATCCCAGAACCTATTGGAGGAGCACACAGAGATAAGGATAAAATTTTAGAAAGTGTTTCTGAAAGTATCAAAACAAATATTAGTTTTTTTAGTGAAATGTCATCAGAGCAAATTTTAGATCACAGAAAATCTAAATTTTTAAAAATCGGTAGAGAAAAAGGATTCATGAGTGATGTTAGTGAATTAAGCAGTCTAAATAAAAATGATAAAAATTTAGAAACAGTTATTTTAAATTTTAAAAATTCGAAAAAACAACAAATTATCTTAGGCGTAGTAGTTATATCGATTTTAGCAACCCTAGCTTACATTTTATAA